In a genomic window of Brockia lithotrophica:
- a CDS encoding 1-deoxy-D-xylulose-5-phosphate reductoisomerase, with protein sequence MEMRRVVILGSTGSIGVQTLQVLAEFPESFEVVGLAAARSAGRLAEQVCAFGPRAVAVLDGETAEALAAELAARRCSPRPEILVGEEGYVSLAEHPDADVVVSALVGFSGAIPTLAAAEAGKTIALANKEALVATGELLLAALSRGGGRIVPVDSEHSAVYQALAGEPRAGIRRLILTASGGAFRHLSREELVRVTAADALRHPNWAMGPKVTIDSATMMNKALEVIEAHFLFDVPYEAIDVLLHDESIVHAMVEFQDGNVKAVLSVPDMRFPIQYALFAPERPANSFPRLDLARVGTLHFRAASCERYPALCLGYRAGKAGGTYPAVLSAANEVAVQALLEGRLGFHAVEDLLAAVLDAHVPVAHPTLTELREADRWAREEAARRIARAYSG encoded by the coding sequence ATGGAGATGCGACGCGTGGTCATCCTCGGCTCCACGGGGTCTATCGGCGTGCAGACGCTCCAAGTCCTGGCGGAGTTTCCGGAATCGTTCGAAGTCGTCGGATTGGCTGCGGCGCGAAGCGCGGGTCGGCTTGCCGAACAGGTGTGCGCGTTTGGTCCGCGGGCGGTGGCCGTGCTCGACGGGGAGACGGCGGAGGCGCTCGCCGCGGAGCTCGCGGCCCGGAGGTGTTCTCCCCGGCCGGAAATCCTCGTAGGGGAAGAGGGGTACGTGTCCCTGGCCGAGCACCCGGATGCGGACGTCGTCGTCTCCGCCCTCGTGGGGTTTTCTGGTGCCATCCCGACGCTTGCCGCGGCGGAGGCCGGGAAGACGATCGCCCTCGCCAACAAGGAGGCCCTCGTCGCCACGGGGGAACTCCTCCTCGCAGCGCTTTCCCGCGGCGGGGGGCGGATCGTACCCGTGGACAGCGAGCACTCCGCCGTGTACCAGGCCCTCGCGGGCGAACCGCGCGCGGGCATCCGGCGCCTCATCCTCACCGCTTCCGGCGGCGCCTTTCGCCACCTCTCGCGCGAAGAGCTCGTCCGTGTCACGGCGGCCGACGCCTTGCGCCACCCGAACTGGGCCATGGGCCCTAAGGTGACGATCGACTCGGCGACGATGATGAACAAGGCGCTCGAGGTGATCGAGGCGCACTTCCTCTTCGACGTGCCCTACGAGGCGATCGACGTCCTCCTCCACGATGAAAGCATCGTGCACGCTATGGTAGAATTTCAAGACGGGAACGTGAAGGCCGTCCTGAGCGTCCCCGACATGCGCTTTCCCATTCAGTACGCCCTCTTTGCCCCGGAGCGCCCCGCAAACTCCTTCCCCCGCCTCGACCTCGCGCGCGTGGGCACCCTGCACTTCCGGGCGGCGAGCTGCGAACGCTACCCCGCCCTGTGCCTGGGGTACCGTGCGGGCAAGGCGGGTGGGACGTACCCGGCGGTGTTGAGCGCGGCAAACGAGGTGGCCGTGCAGGCGCTTCTCGAAGGGCGGCTTGGGTTTCACGCCGTCGAAGACCTCCTCGCCGCCGTGCTCGACGCCCACGTTCCCGTTGCGCATCCGACCCTTACCGAACTCCGGGAGGCGGACCGCTGGGCGCGGGAGGAGGCGGCGCGGCGCATCGCGCGGGCGTACTCGGGGTGA
- a CDS encoding phosphatidate cytidylyltransferase produces the protein MASRVVTALVGGFLVVSLIVLGGPAFSFLLLVISTAVFLEFAAMYERRFLTPLNVLGVLFTWGLVFGYAFSTRFSLHTRDLKDLLWLAAFLLLFFYVLYREEVSLQRLTYVFLGVVYIGLGFHYFYLLRVLPGTAAYTLFVAFVVWATDIGAFLAGRLFGRHKLLPNVSPKKTWEGSLGGFLLGVLAALLSAGGFRLPLSFGQVFLLGGILSFAGQVGDLIESAIKRAFQVKDSGHLLPGHGGFFDRFDSMIVAYPIAYFFFRFLGLL, from the coding sequence ATGGCTTCGCGGGTTGTCACCGCGCTCGTGGGCGGGTTCCTCGTCGTTTCGCTCATCGTCTTGGGTGGGCCTGCCTTCTCATTTCTCTTGCTCGTGATTTCGACGGCGGTCTTTCTCGAGTTCGCCGCTATGTACGAACGACGTTTCCTGACTCCTTTGAACGTCCTCGGGGTCCTCTTTACCTGGGGGCTCGTCTTCGGCTACGCGTTTTCGACGAGGTTTTCCCTCCACACCCGCGACCTCAAAGACCTCCTCTGGCTCGCCGCCTTCCTCCTTCTCTTCTTTTACGTCCTCTACCGCGAGGAGGTTTCCCTCCAAAGGCTCACCTACGTCTTCTTGGGCGTCGTGTACATCGGCCTCGGGTTCCACTACTTTTACCTCTTGCGCGTGCTTCCCGGAACGGCCGCCTACACCCTGTTCGTCGCCTTCGTCGTCTGGGCCACGGACATCGGTGCCTTTCTCGCCGGGCGGCTCTTCGGGCGCCACAAACTCCTCCCCAACGTGAGCCCGAAAAAGACGTGGGAGGGTTCCTTGGGTGGCTTCCTCCTCGGCGTTCTCGCCGCCCTCCTTTCCGCCGGCGGCTTCCGCCTGCCGCTCTCCTTCGGGCAGGTCTTTCTCCTGGGGGGGATCCTTTCGTTTGCCGGGCAGGTCGGGGACCTCATCGAATCGGCGATCAAGCGGGCCTTTCAGGTCAAAGACTCTGGCCACCTCCTCCCGGGACACGGGGGGTTCTTCGACCGCTTCGACAGCATGATCGTCGCCTACCCGATTGCGTACTTCTTTTTCCGCTTTCTCGGCCTCCTCTGA
- the ispG gene encoding flavodoxin-dependent (E)-4-hydroxy-3-methylbut-2-enyl-diphosphate synthase: MYRRTETKPVWVGGVRIGGQDRVVIQSMTTTDTRDVRATLAQIRRLADAGCELVRLAVLDEAAAEALREIVRESPLPVVADIHFDYRLALKAIDAGVHKIRLNPGNIGGRERVRVVVAAARERRVPIRIGVNSGSVERELLEKYGSPTAEAMVESALRHVEILEEEGFTDIVISLKSSDVPTMVAAYRKMAELRPYPLHVGVTEAGTFFAGGIKSAVGIGAVLLEGLGDTIRVSLAAPPEEEIRVAKAILKSVGLPAGEPVVIACPACGRAQIDQISLANRVEEAVRHLKVPIKIAVMGCAVNGPGEAREADVGVAGGRGEGLIFRKGRVIRKVPEAQLFDALMEEVERLAAEWERENAPASRPLP; encoded by the coding sequence GTGTACCGCCGGACGGAGACCAAACCCGTATGGGTAGGAGGCGTGCGCATCGGCGGGCAAGACCGCGTCGTGATTCAGTCCATGACGACGACGGATACGCGGGACGTTCGCGCCACCTTGGCACAGATTCGCCGCCTTGCGGACGCGGGTTGTGAACTCGTGCGCCTTGCCGTCCTCGACGAGGCGGCCGCGGAAGCGCTTCGGGAGATCGTTCGCGAATCGCCTCTCCCCGTCGTCGCCGACATCCACTTCGACTACCGCCTGGCCCTCAAGGCGATCGACGCAGGGGTGCACAAGATCCGCCTCAACCCGGGGAACATCGGCGGGCGCGAGCGCGTGCGTGTCGTCGTCGCCGCAGCCCGCGAGCGGCGCGTTCCCATTCGCATCGGGGTGAACTCGGGTTCCGTAGAGCGCGAGTTGCTCGAAAAGTACGGCTCGCCCACCGCCGAGGCGATGGTGGAGAGCGCCCTGCGGCACGTGGAGATCCTCGAAGAGGAAGGGTTTACGGACATCGTGATTTCCCTGAAGTCTTCGGACGTCCCGACGATGGTCGCCGCCTACCGGAAGATGGCCGAACTTCGGCCGTATCCCCTTCACGTGGGGGTGACCGAGGCGGGGACGTTCTTTGCCGGGGGCATAAAGAGCGCCGTCGGAATCGGCGCCGTCCTTTTGGAAGGTCTGGGGGATACGATTCGCGTCTCTCTCGCGGCTCCTCCGGAAGAGGAAATTCGGGTGGCCAAGGCGATCCTCAAAAGCGTTGGCCTTCCCGCGGGAGAACCCGTCGTCATCGCCTGTCCGGCGTGCGGCCGGGCGCAGATCGACCAGATCTCCCTCGCGAACCGCGTCGAGGAAGCTGTACGCCACCTCAAGGTGCCGATCAAAATCGCCGTGATGGGCTGTGCGGTAAACGGTCCGGGGGAAGCGCGGGAGGCCGACGTCGGCGTGGCGGGCGGACGAGGGGAAGGGCTCATCTTCCGTAAGGGCCGCGTGATCCGCAAAGTTCCCGAGGCGCAACTCTTTGACGCCCTGATGGAAGAAGTCGAGCGCCTGGCGGCCGAGTGGGAGCGCGAAAATGCGCCCGCGTCCCGGCCGCTGCCGTAA
- a CDS encoding proline--tRNA ligase gives MRQSALYAPTLREDPKEAEVTSHRLLLRGGYVRQVASGVYAYLPLAYRVLQKISRIIEEEMDRAGAQEILLPVIQPKEVWEASGRWETFGPLMFRAEDRHGRPFALGPTHEELITALVRDEVRSYKRLPLRLYQIQTKFRDEYRPRFGLLRGREFLMKDAYSFDRDEEGLEESYWAMYRAYERIFRRLGVEARAVLADTGAMGGSESHEFMILADIGEDTIAYCPQCDYAANVERAEVVVREEAPPEEPMEPLRRVRTPGARTVAEQAAALGLPPEKIIKNVVYVADGEVVVVLVRGDHEANEAKVRRVLGAETLEMADEETIRRTFGAGPGFVGPIGVVGVRFFADHAVRALRNASTGANRDDEHFLGVNPGRDFEPEGYYDLRTVREGDVCPKCGAPLRFARGIEVGHVFKLGTKYSEALGATYLDEEGRERPIVMGSYGIGVSRLVQAIVEQSHDEDGIIWPLSVAPYEVHLLVTNMAEPELREAGERLYEELTRRGVEVLYDDRPDRAGVKFKDADLLGIPYHVVVGARTREEGLVEWKERRTRAVDPIPLAEAAEVIAARIAEARRAFSA, from the coding sequence ATGCGCCAATCTGCGCTTTACGCCCCGACGCTGCGCGAAGATCCCAAAGAAGCCGAAGTCACGAGCCACCGACTCCTCCTTCGGGGCGGGTATGTGCGGCAGGTGGCAAGCGGGGTGTACGCCTACCTTCCCCTCGCCTACCGCGTACTGCAAAAGATCTCGCGGATCATCGAGGAAGAAATGGATCGTGCCGGAGCCCAGGAGATCCTCCTCCCCGTGATTCAGCCGAAAGAGGTGTGGGAGGCCTCCGGACGTTGGGAGACGTTCGGGCCACTCATGTTTCGCGCCGAGGACCGCCACGGCCGTCCGTTCGCCCTCGGCCCCACGCACGAAGAGCTCATCACCGCCCTCGTGCGCGACGAGGTGCGAAGTTACAAGCGCCTCCCGCTTAGGCTCTACCAGATCCAGACCAAGTTTCGCGACGAGTACCGGCCGCGCTTCGGGCTTTTGCGCGGGCGGGAATTCCTCATGAAGGACGCCTATTCCTTCGACCGCGACGAGGAGGGGCTCGAGGAGAGCTACTGGGCGATGTACCGCGCGTACGAGCGCATCTTTCGCCGCCTCGGCGTGGAGGCGCGGGCGGTGCTCGCGGACACGGGGGCCATGGGCGGCTCCGAGAGCCACGAGTTCATGATCCTCGCGGACATCGGCGAGGACACGATCGCCTACTGCCCGCAGTGTGACTACGCCGCCAACGTCGAGCGGGCGGAGGTCGTCGTCCGCGAAGAGGCGCCGCCGGAAGAACCTATGGAACCCCTCCGGCGCGTCCGCACGCCGGGGGCGCGGACGGTGGCCGAGCAGGCGGCGGCCCTCGGCCTGCCTCCGGAAAAGATCATCAAAAACGTGGTCTACGTCGCCGACGGGGAGGTCGTCGTCGTCCTCGTGCGGGGCGACCACGAGGCAAACGAGGCTAAGGTGCGCCGCGTCCTCGGGGCAGAGACGCTCGAAATGGCCGACGAGGAGACGATCCGCCGCACGTTCGGGGCGGGCCCCGGCTTCGTGGGGCCCATCGGGGTGGTCGGCGTTCGGTTCTTCGCGGATCACGCCGTACGCGCGTTGCGCAACGCCTCTACGGGAGCGAACCGCGACGACGAACACTTCCTCGGCGTAAACCCCGGCCGCGACTTCGAACCCGAGGGGTACTACGACCTCAGGACCGTGCGGGAGGGCGACGTCTGCCCCAAGTGCGGTGCCCCCCTCCGTTTCGCCCGCGGAATCGAGGTCGGGCATGTGTTCAAGCTCGGGACGAAGTACAGCGAGGCCCTGGGGGCTACGTACCTCGACGAGGAGGGGCGCGAGCGCCCGATCGTCATGGGAAGCTACGGGATCGGCGTTTCCCGCCTCGTTCAGGCGATCGTCGAACAGAGCCACGACGAAGACGGGATCATCTGGCCGCTGAGCGTCGCTCCCTATGAAGTACACCTCCTCGTGACGAACATGGCCGAGCCGGAGCTTCGGGAGGCGGGGGAACGCCTCTACGAGGAGCTCACGCGCCGGGGCGTCGAGGTTCTCTACGACGACCGTCCGGACCGCGCCGGCGTGAAGTTCAAGGACGCCGACCTCTTGGGCATCCCCTACCACGTCGTCGTAGGAGCGCGCACGCGGGAAGAAGGCCTCGTAGAGTGGAAGGAGCGCCGGACGCGCGCCGTCGACCCCATTCCCCTCGCGGAGGCGGCGGAGGTGATCGCCGCCCGCATCGCCGAAGCGCGGCGCGCCTTTTCCGCCTAG
- the rseP gene encoding RIP metalloprotease RseP, whose translation MPEPLSGIYVALAIAGVFTLLVFVHEFGHYTFAKRAGILIREFAIGFGPRLISWKRGETTWSIRLFPLGGYVRMAGEEAEEGEIPEGTRIYLVEGSDGRIARIVLPEALERRKEAETWIRGAREAEVRASRLVDRLELVVADPSGGVEVLYARPDLEIVTAEGPVQFAPRDRLFGSKTIGQRLAVLAAGPVFNILLALLLFFVYFLVRGVPSEDPVVGGVLPDSPAQQAGIVPGERIVAVGDVPVRTWDELGPAVSLYAGKPVEVTLEKDGVRRTVTLTPEVRFIVERVPAGKELKPGDRILAIDGRRFASLSELDAYLQAHRGERIVVTVERPEGEELRPVDVPYDLAAGELGVTVKGQLGVQQAILHTPVLALIRAPEELWRWTAMIFGALGHLFVAQNPLAEIGGPVLIMSTTGEMAKRGVEALLFWTALLSLNLGIFNLIPIPALDGARILFLGVEWVRGRPLDPAKENLIHLIGFAFLLLFILVVTWKDVQMLLGG comes from the coding sequence GTGCCCGAACCGTTGTCCGGGATTTACGTAGCGCTGGCGATCGCCGGCGTGTTCACGCTTCTCGTCTTCGTGCACGAGTTCGGCCACTACACGTTTGCGAAGCGGGCGGGGATCTTGATCCGCGAGTTCGCCATCGGCTTTGGCCCGCGGCTCATTTCGTGGAAGCGGGGAGAAACCACGTGGAGCATCCGCCTCTTCCCCCTCGGGGGCTACGTCCGCATGGCCGGCGAAGAGGCCGAAGAGGGCGAAATCCCCGAAGGAACGCGCATCTACCTCGTCGAGGGATCCGACGGCCGCATCGCCCGCATCGTCCTCCCCGAGGCCCTCGAACGCCGGAAGGAGGCGGAGACCTGGATCCGCGGCGCGAGGGAGGCGGAGGTGCGTGCCTCCCGCCTCGTAGACCGCTTAGAGCTCGTGGTTGCCGATCCTTCCGGCGGAGTGGAAGTTCTGTATGCCCGCCCCGACTTGGAAATCGTCACCGCAGAGGGTCCCGTGCAGTTTGCCCCCCGGGATCGCCTCTTCGGGAGCAAGACGATCGGCCAGCGGCTTGCCGTGCTGGCCGCCGGCCCCGTCTTTAACATCCTCTTGGCCCTCCTCCTCTTCTTCGTGTACTTTCTCGTGCGCGGCGTGCCCAGCGAAGACCCTGTCGTAGGTGGGGTACTTCCCGATTCCCCCGCCCAACAGGCGGGCATCGTTCCCGGGGAGCGCATCGTCGCCGTGGGGGACGTACCCGTGCGTACGTGGGACGAACTCGGCCCGGCCGTCTCCCTGTACGCCGGAAAACCGGTGGAGGTCACGCTGGAGAAGGACGGCGTGCGCCGTACGGTCACGCTTACGCCGGAAGTGAGGTTCATCGTCGAGCGTGTACCGGCGGGAAAGGAGCTCAAACCGGGGGACAGAATCCTGGCGATCGACGGCAGGCGCTTTGCGAGCCTTTCGGAGCTCGACGCCTACCTCCAGGCGCACCGAGGGGAACGGATCGTCGTCACCGTTGAACGTCCAGAAGGCGAAGAGCTTCGCCCTGTGGACGTACCTTACGACCTCGCCGCGGGCGAGCTCGGAGTTACCGTCAAGGGTCAGCTGGGCGTCCAGCAGGCGATCCTCCACACTCCCGTCCTCGCGCTCATCCGCGCACCGGAAGAACTTTGGCGGTGGACGGCGATGATCTTCGGCGCCCTGGGGCACCTCTTCGTCGCCCAGAACCCGCTTGCGGAAATCGGGGGACCTGTGCTCATCATGTCCACTACGGGGGAGATGGCGAAGCGCGGGGTAGAGGCGCTCCTCTTTTGGACCGCCCTCCTCAGCCTCAACCTCGGGATCTTCAACCTGATCCCCATCCCCGCCCTCGACGGGGCCCGGATCCTCTTTCTCGGGGTGGAATGGGTGCGGGGACGTCCCCTCGATCCGGCCAAGGAAAACCTCATCCACCTCATCGGCTTTGCCTTTCTCCTCCTCTTCATCCTCGTCGTCACGTGGAAGGACGTCCAGATGCTCTTGGGCGGTTGA